Proteins encoded by one window of Methermicoccus shengliensis DSM 18856:
- a CDS encoding polyprenyl synthetase family protein has product MSATSIASMCRTELCAIERRLLEVVDELDAPGLVKIARYAITSGGKRTRPLMLILTGELFGCEMERTLDAAVAVELMHTASLVHDDIVDEGVWRRGKHTTNHTFGTDAAMLCGDMMICASMELLSAYEPEVMHTFSRAGVSMAEGELLDVSGITSEEAYLECIQRKTASLFSAACTMGALIARASPRCVEACERMGWHVGMGYQMVDDLREHMGAHTDKLSLRQHPTPLGEGDNITPEVVRWHEQRALMLLDALECSNSDARSKLTHLIHGLTTEMIEKSQQ; this is encoded by the coding sequence ATGAGCGCCACCAGCATAGCCAGCATGTGCCGCACCGAGCTATGTGCAATAGAGCGCAGGCTCCTCGAGGTGGTGGATGAGCTCGATGCCCCAGGGCTCGTAAAAATAGCCCGCTATGCCATCACATCTGGCGGCAAGCGGACCCGCCCCCTGATGCTCATCCTCACGGGTGAACTATTTGGATGCGAGATGGAGCGCACCCTCGATGCAGCGGTGGCAGTGGAGCTCATGCACACCGCCTCGCTGGTGCACGACGACATCGTGGATGAGGGGGTGTGGCGCAGGGGAAAGCACACCACAAACCACACCTTCGGCACCGATGCGGCGATGCTCTGTGGGGACATGATGATATGTGCGAGCATGGAGCTGTTGAGTGCATACGAGCCCGAGGTGATGCACACCTTCTCGAGGGCCGGGGTGAGCATGGCAGAGGGAGAGCTTCTCGACGTCTCGGGCATCACCTCGGAAGAGGCGTACCTTGAGTGCATACAGAGAAAGACTGCATCACTGTTCTCTGCTGCGTGCACGATGGGAGCGCTGATAGCCCGTGCATCACCACGCTGCGTGGAGGCATGCGAGCGCATGGGATGGCACGTGGGCATGGGCTACCAGATGGTGGACGACCTGAGAGAGCACATGGGTGCACACACCGACAAGCTGTCCTTGAGGCAGCACCCCACGCCGCTCGGAGAAGGAGACAACATCACGCCAGAGGTGGTGCGCTGGCATGAGCAGCGGGCGCTGATGCTGCTGGATGCTCTGGAGTGCTCGAACTCAGATGCCCGCAGCAAGCTCACCCACCTGATACACGGGCTCACCACCGAGATGATCGAAAAGAGTCAGCAGTGA
- a CDS encoding DJ-1/PfpI/YhbO family deglycase/protease, with translation MRGVPICIVLMVVFASMGCIQGDDGMSGEEKKGRVVMVIAPQDFRDEELLVPKRALEAAGFDTVVASTRKGEAVGMLGARVSVDATIDELDPSQYDGIVVVGGSGTREYLWGNAQLHELIRAFFAQNKTVGAICLAPVVLAEAGVLDGKRATVFPDSEAISELEEGGASYVRSPVVLSGGVITAEGPKAAESFAAELIHDLEERA, from the coding sequence GTGCGGGGAGTGCCGATATGTATCGTGCTCATGGTGGTATTTGCCTCCATGGGCTGCATCCAAGGGGATGATGGTATGAGTGGCGAGGAAAAAAAGGGCAGGGTAGTGATGGTAATCGCACCACAGGATTTTAGAGACGAAGAGCTGCTCGTGCCCAAGCGGGCACTGGAGGCTGCTGGGTTTGACACAGTCGTGGCGAGCACGCGCAAGGGGGAGGCAGTGGGGATGCTGGGTGCGAGGGTGAGCGTTGATGCCACGATAGATGAGCTCGACCCTTCCCAGTATGATGGAATAGTGGTGGTTGGGGGCTCTGGTACCAGAGAATACCTATGGGGGAATGCGCAGCTGCACGAGCTCATCAGGGCATTCTTTGCCCAGAATAAGACAGTTGGAGCGATATGCCTCGCACCCGTGGTGCTGGCAGAAGCTGGGGTGCTCGATGGAAAGAGGGCCACCGTGTTTCCAGATAGCGAGGCGATATCGGAGCTTGAGGAAGGTGGGGCGAGCTATGTGCGAAGTCCTGTGGTGTTGTCTGGGGGCGTAATTACCGCAGAGGGTCCAAAGGCTGCCGAGAGCTTTGCAGCCGAACTCATCCACGACCTCGAGGAGAGAGCATGA
- a CDS encoding F420-dependent methylenetetrahydromethanopterin dehydrogenase produces the protein MAKVGFVKLGNLGTSQGIDLLLDEIAQREGIEVRVLGSGAKMTPKEAEESAELKQWGPDFVIIISPNAMAPGPTKAREIWSDTPTIVISDGPTKKDDRKAIEEAGFGYIIIPMDPLIGAKRQFLDATEMISFNSDVLKVLSLTGVSRLVKEELDKVIAQVDAGKSGKELELPHILVTPEKCTERMNFSNPYARAKAMAAAHIASKVPDLTFKACFVYKDIEDIVLAAAAGHEMMRIAAKLAEESREIEKTLDEVSRMPHAKSGETLSKMKLYEKPQ, from the coding sequence ATGGCCAAGGTAGGGTTTGTAAAGCTCGGAAATCTGGGAACCTCTCAGGGCATCGACTTGCTGCTCGACGAGATTGCCCAGCGAGAGGGCATAGAGGTGAGGGTGCTCGGAAGTGGAGCCAAGATGACGCCCAAGGAGGCAGAGGAGTCTGCCGAGCTCAAGCAGTGGGGTCCAGACTTCGTCATCATCATAAGCCCGAATGCGATGGCTCCCGGACCCACCAAGGCGCGCGAGATTTGGAGCGACACACCCACAATCGTGATATCCGATGGGCCCACCAAGAAGGACGACCGAAAGGCGATAGAGGAGGCTGGCTTTGGGTACATCATCATCCCGATGGACCCGCTGATTGGTGCAAAGCGGCAGTTCCTCGATGCCACCGAGATGATATCGTTCAACTCGGACGTGCTCAAGGTGCTCAGCCTCACAGGGGTGTCCAGGCTGGTGAAGGAGGAGCTGGACAAGGTAATTGCGCAGGTGGACGCCGGCAAGAGCGGTAAGGAGCTCGAGCTTCCCCACATCCTCGTGACGCCAGAGAAGTGCACCGAGAGGATGAACTTCTCCAATCCCTATGCCAGGGCAAAGGCGATGGCAGCAGCTCACATCGCCTCCAAGGTGCCAGACCTCACGTTCAAGGCGTGCTTTGTGTACAAGGACATCGAGGACATCGTGCTCGCAGCAGCCGCAGGACATGAGATGATGCGCATCGCAGCCAAGCTCGCCGAGGAATCCAGAGAGATTGAAAAGACGCTGGATGAAGTCTCCAGAATGCCCCATGCCAAGAGCGGAGAGACGCTCTCCAAGATGAAGCTGTACGAGAAGCCACAGTGA
- a CDS encoding bis-aminopropyl spermidine synthase family protein: MDRIERQILQTLLGGEISVYRLIDSQDASLNEFLEVVSGLRNDGLIYLRDGRAGLTERGKEVSRGLRYVEGLTCSCCEGTGYAIPEFFKQILEKYGKIAKNRPEAVEKYDQGFIGQEGVLRRLEFVYERGDLNGRIFVVGDDDLFSIAASLTGMPEKVFVVDIDDRLIDFINKVADEHSLNVEAMIYDVQSAFPKELKKKFDVFVTDPVETIPGLRLFLSRGVSTLRGVGCSAYFGLTTLEASRRKWYEIQRMVHDMGFVITDIRRKFSVYPEEEKNFFRFQHKLPIVKSLGARIDYNWYKSSFLRIEAVKEPKPLVEGEMIIDEQVYKDGESWATPY, from the coding sequence ATGGACAGGATTGAAAGACAGATTCTACAAACTCTTCTGGGCGGGGAGATTAGCGTGTACAGGCTCATAGACTCTCAGGACGCGTCGCTCAACGAGTTCCTTGAGGTGGTGAGCGGGCTGAGGAATGATGGGCTGATATACCTCAGGGACGGTAGAGCCGGATTGACGGAAAGGGGAAAGGAGGTTAGCAGGGGGTTAAGGTATGTTGAGGGGCTTACATGCAGTTGCTGTGAGGGGACCGGTTACGCGATTCCAGAGTTTTTCAAACAGATTCTTGAAAAATATGGGAAGATTGCAAAAAACAGACCTGAGGCTGTGGAAAAATACGATCAGGGGTTCATAGGCCAGGAAGGTGTGTTGAGGAGGCTCGAGTTCGTTTACGAAAGGGGGGACCTTAATGGCAGAATATTTGTGGTTGGAGATGACGACCTGTTCAGCATCGCCGCCTCGCTTACTGGAATGCCGGAAAAGGTGTTTGTGGTCGATATCGACGACAGGCTGATAGATTTCATAAATAAGGTTGCAGATGAACACTCGCTCAACGTTGAGGCCATGATCTACGACGTTCAGTCGGCTTTTCCCAAAGAGCTCAAAAAGAAATTTGATGTGTTTGTTACAGATCCCGTTGAGACCATACCCGGTTTGAGGCTGTTCCTTTCGCGGGGCGTTTCAACTCTCAGAGGTGTGGGTTGCTCAGCCTATTTTGGCCTCACCACCCTCGAGGCCTCTCGCAGAAAATGGTACGAAATTCAGAGGATGGTCCATGACATGGGGTTTGTGATAACGGACATCAGAAGAAAATTCAGTGTATATCCCGAAGAGGAGAAGAACTTCTTCAGATTCCAGCACAAGCTTCCGATCGTGAAAAGTCTTGGTGCCAGAATAGATTACAACTGGTACAAGTCCAGCTTCCTCAGAATTGAAGCTGTTAAAGAGCCGAAACCACTCGTTGAGGGGGAAATGATTATAGACGAACAAGTTTACAAGGACGGGGAAAGCTGGGCCACTCCCTATTGA
- the speD gene encoding adenosylmethionine decarboxylase translates to MKSNLKAGKLVKIRVEIGVKRMGTMIVGKHIIAELYGVPKELIAKEEGVRQIVEEVIDEAGLTKVGSVYKQFNPHGVTGIVLISESHVSIHTWPEYELVNLDVFTCGDIDKAEKAFKLFLQKFKPKSYRDYVLSRG, encoded by the coding sequence ATGAAATCAAATCTGAAAGCAGGAAAACTGGTTAAAATTCGAGTTGAGATTGGGGTGAAAAGGATGGGGACAATGATAGTGGGGAAGCACATTATTGCCGAGCTCTATGGAGTGCCCAAGGAACTCATTGCGAAGGAAGAAGGAGTACGCCAGATCGTGGAGGAGGTGATCGACGAGGCTGGATTGACAAAAGTTGGCAGTGTGTACAAGCAATTCAATCCTCATGGCGTGACGGGAATCGTTTTAATTTCTGAAAGCCACGTTTCCATCCACACCTGGCCCGAATATGAACTTGTAAACCTTGATGTCTTTACGTGTGGTGATATAGATAAAGCAGAGAAAGCTTTTAAATTATTCCTCCAGAAGTTCAAACCAAAATCGTACAGAGATTATGTTCTCAGCAGGGGATGA